The genomic DNA TTCATCTACTATTAAAACATCTCCACAGGAACCTTCTTCTATGGATCCCTTCTTTGGATATAGTTTTAATCCCTTTGCCACGTTACTTGTGAAAAATCTAAGGGCCTCTTCCATTTCAAAGGAATTACTTTTCACCATATACTTAAATTCTTCATATAAAGTATCTACTTGGGATACACCTATTTGTGTCATATTTCCCTTAGAATCGTATTTAGACCAACTACCATATCCATCTGAGCTTATGGTTATATTATCCATAGGAACATTCTCTTCTATAGCCATCTTTATAACTTTTCCTGGTCTTAAATCTTCATATATTCCGCAAGTTAAGTCTATATAACCACCCTCTTTGGCAAATTCAAAGGATTCATGTAATAATTCCACTTTTCTATTCACATGGGTAGGCCTTATAGTTCCTATTGGTAGATCTGAATCATTTATTATATCTTTAATAGGTTTTAATCCCTTTTTACCATTTCCCATATGAACGATTACTATACCTGCCTTATCAGAAAGCATTCCTGCCACACGAGCTTCTGAAGCTACCTGCTTTAATTGATCCTTTGTCACATGAGATGATCTATGGTCTGATAAAGCTATTTTAACTCCTATTATCTCATCTATGAATAATATATCCTTTTTAATAGATTCTGTTAAAGTTATAGTTGGATATTCATAGGAACCCGTTGCCAAATATACGGATAGGCCTTCTTCCTTCAAACCCTTTGCCTTTGCAACTAAATTTTCTATACTTCTCGTAGTTCCATCCGTACCTAACAATCCTAATACGGTAGTTATTCCACCTTTAGTTAACTTACTTAAAGTTATTTCTGGAACTCGAGTTTTAAAGCTACCTTCACCGCCACCGCCAGTAATATGAACGTGCTGATCAATAAATCCTGGTACCATTTTTTTACCCGTTCCATCAAGTATTTCTACTTTGTCATTCTCCATATGGATCATGTCATCTATACGAAGAATTTTTTCTCCCCCTAATAGTACATCTTTTTTCCCAATATATTTTGGTGTATACACTTGAATATTCTTAATTAAAATCATAAGTCTACTCCTTTATGCCCTTTGCTTTTTATCTTCTCCTGTATCATCTATCTTAGCTATTCCTATACCCGTTATGGCTAGTATTATGGCAACTACGATTCCCATATAATTTAAAACAGCCCAAGGTAAATATTCAACTGTACTTACCCCTAAGGTAGATGCCATATATGCACCAGCTGCTGACCAAGGTATTAATGGAACTAATACGGTTCCTGAATCTTCTAATGTTCTAGATAAGTTTTTCGCATGTAAATTTTTCTTCTTATATACATCTTTAAATAGTTCTCCAGGAATTAATATTGATAAGTAGGAACTTCCTGTTACAAAGGCCACCGTAAAACAAGATCCTATAGTTGATAATATAATTCCACTTGTTGATTTTACTCTCTTCATTATTTCTTGTAAAACAACATCAAGCATTCCTGCTTTACTTACAATACCTGCAAATCCCATAGCACAGAATATAAGTACTGTAGTTCCTGTAACAGATACTACCCCACCCCTATTTATAAGACGAGTTACTTCCCAAATTACTTCACCTTCATATCCTGTCATACTTACATTAAAACCTTTTACTATGGCTGTAAAACCATTTTTAAAAGTAAATCCTTGAACAAATACTCCTAAACAGACAGAGAACAAGCTCGTTCCTAGCATAGTGGGTATGGTAGGCCATTTTTTAACGGACCCAATAATAATTAATATTACAGGAAGAATCAAAACAATATTCCAACTAAACATTGCGTCTAATTGATTTAACATTACATTTACAGTCTCTGGAGTATTTATGTTCCCAGAAGCATTAAGACCAACTACAAAGTATACAATAATTGATATAATTGACGCTGGTACAGTAGTATATAACATATGCTTAATATGTTCGTATAATTCACTTCCTGCAGCTATTGGTGCAAGATTTGTAGTATCAGATAAGGGTGATATTTTGTCTCCAAAATATGCTCCAGCAACTACAGCTCCTGCTGTTGCAGGTAATGATACTCCAAGACCACCTGCTATACCCATAATAGCAACCCCTATAGTTCCAGCAGATCCCCAAGAAGTTCCTGTTACCGTAGATACTATGGCAGTTATTATAAATGCCGTAACTAATAAAAATTTAGGATTAACAATCTGAACACCATAGTAAATTATCATAGGCACTGTTCCTGAGAACATCCAAGAACCAATTAAAAATCCCACACTCCATAGGATAAGAGTTGCAGGAAGTGCTCTAGCTATTTTTTCAATAATAGCCTCTTGCATTTCCTTCCAACTATATCCTAACTTCCAGGCTATGACTCCAGCCACAAAAGCCGATAAAATAAGTAGGGGCTCTGTTCTAAACTTAAAATACCCATAACCAATTGCTAAAGACAATACCATAAATATAATAGGAATTAGTCCCTGCCCTAACGAAGGCTTTCTCTTTTCTCTTACAGACATTACATTTCCTCCTTAATTTTATTTTGTATATTCTTATCGCAATTTTCGTGCCATGTGTTTTTACTAACTTTTCTCTATTTTCTAACAAATTCTTCTTATAACTCTTTTATTTATGGATAAAATTATCCACTTCCAGGTCATAATCATCCATGTTATAGGTTATAAGATTCTAATATGCCCATTCCCCTTTTAGTGATCATACATCCACCTTTTCCATCTTCATTCTTAATCAATTGTTTTTTCTTTAACTTTCCAATTATGCCCCTTATTTTTCCCTCTCCTATAGGAAATTCTTCTTTTTCAGCCATACTCTTTAATTTATTTCTTCCAATTCCCCTATTGTCATTTATTTTTTCTAATACCCATAATTCGTTTTTATCTAAAAATATTTTTTCATCCTTTTCACTTTCATCAATCATATAATGGGGAAGTTCATTTACACTTAATTTTTTTCCTTCATATAATAGGGATATATATTCTACCACATTTATTAATTCCCTAACATTGCCCCGCCACTTGTAATTCTGTAAAAATTCTATAGCATCCTTTTCTATTACCTGGTTTATACATGATATATTTCTGTCATTAAAATATATCATAGTAAAATGATTTAACAGATAATTAATATCCTCTTTTCTCCTTCTTAAAGGAACAGTTTTTAATGGTAATATATTTAATCTAAAAAATAAATCTTCCCTAAACTTCTCTTTATCTATTAGCTTTATGAGATTTTTATTAGTAGCTCCAATAATCCTTACATCCACTAATATTTCTTCAGCTCCACCTACACGTCTTATCCTCTTTTCTTGAAGGACCCTTAATAGTTTCACTTGAAAATCTAAGGGCGCATCTCCAATTTCATCTATAAATATAGTTCCTCCATTGGCCATCTCAAACAATCCAGCCTTTCCTCCCTTTTGTGCTCCCGTAAAGGCCCCTTCTTCATATCCAAATAATTCACTTTCCAATAGATTAGGAGTTATGGCTGCTATATTAACTGGAACAAAGGGTTTGTTTCGCCTATAGGAATTGACGTGAATTCCTTGAGCTATAATTTCCTTTCCCGTACCATTTTCTCCCTGTATTAAAATAGTTCCATCGGTCTTAGAAAATTTTTCTGCAAGCTTAATAATTTTCTTAACATCTTCATTGCTAGTCATATAATCCTTTAATGTGTATAATTTATTTACAAATTGCTTCTCATAGTTTTTCTTAATTTTTTGATTGAGTTTTGATATTCTATCCGTATATTCCATATAAACAATATATCCAATGTGATGTTCAAAGACTATTTCATCTATATTCACTAAAATTTGTCTACCTTCTATTTCAGTTATTATGGATTCACTAGTCTTTTTAGAGAAGTCTAATTCTAATATATATTCTTGAATTCTCTTCATATATAGATCTTTTTTCTTCTTTCCTAACATACTATCAAGTTTATAATTAGTTCTTATTATACGGCCTAAATTGTCCACATACCCAATTCCAGATTCCACGTTATTAAAAATTCCTTCTAACAACTTTTCCGATTCCCTTGCTATTCTACGATTTATTTCTATGGATTTAGATATTTTAACTATATCCTTTACATATTGAGTTGTTAAATTCATATTTATATTCTTCTCTATTTTGAGATAGGATAGAATTTCATGGATAGTATTTATGTCTACTATTCTAGTTCCAATATTCATTACATGGGTCACATAGGATGGTACCAATTGCTCTTCCCCAGGTGTTATGGCAATGTGTAGTTTAGGAAATTCCTCAACCCCTGGATAAACAGGATGATATATTAAATCTTCAAAACCAATCTCTCTCAATTGTTCAATAGCTTCTAATGCAGAGTCCTCACTATCATTTACAAGTAGTACTTCTGTGGACGGAGGCAAACTTATTATACTTTGTATATTTTTATGATTTATTACCCTTTTAGCTATTACATAATCTATTTGCCCTTTCATTTCCCTTAAAACTATGGATGCTACCACATCACTTGTAAATAATATTAAATCCGTATCTAATTCCATATGTCTAACATATCTTGTTTGAAGCACTTCTATATTTATATAGGACCCTATCAACTTTTCTATTTGCTCTCTAATTCTATTTCCAGTAATTTTTCCCATACTTATAATAGTTAATTTCTTCATATTAATCCTCCATAGTTTTTCTCTCATATTTTATATAAGCTGTCCCATCCCCTTTATCTATTCTATACCTAAACCACTTCAAAACCAAATAAACTCTAGCTACTTACAAGGGAATATGAATAAAAAATTTTTAGAAGGTGGAACATCAGAACATCCTATGCTGCAAACAATTGTGAACCTTCTACCGCGATTATAATATTCACACTTTATAGTCTGATAGTGACTTACCATATAAACGTTTTTATTTATATGACCCAAGTAAGTTCATATAACTTTAGTTTGGAAGTAGTTTATCCATATAAAATATGTAAATTCTATACCTAAGTAAAAAAGATTCCCCTGTGGGAATCTTTTTTACTTATTTCTCATCAACTATTATTATTTCTTCATATCCTTCATTTCTTAATCTTTTCATTCTCTTATCTATTTTATTTTTATTGAAATTGTATACGGATACTATATTTCCATCACTAATCAATTCTTCTGACATACTTATGGCTTTATCAATATATTTATCATCTATAAAAACTAGGCCTATTTTCTTCTTTTTATTTGGTATTTTGAATCCATTTTCTTTGAATATAGATATGATTCTTTCAAAACCTATAGAGAATCCTACAGCTGGGATAGGTTCCTTTTGGAATTTGTTTAGAAGATTATCATACCTACCTCCACCAGCTATAGAGCCTTTAAACTCGTCACTCACTATTTCAAAGATAGGTCCTGTATAATAGCCCATTCCCCTTACTAGTGTAGAATCAAATACAATAGGATATTTTTTACTTACCACATTAATCAATTTCTCAAGTTCCTTTGAATATTCATTGTCAAAAGTACTCAAATCACTATTTAAATTTTTCATTAAATTATCTATTTTATCTTTTGCAAATCCCTTTGATACTAATTCCTCAACAACACCTTGATTACCTACCTTATCCATTTTATCTACTGTAATACATACTGTATTAAAATCATCTTCTTCAAATCCAGCTGACAACACTAATTCTTTAAGTAGTCTTCTGTCATTAATTTTAATAGTAAAGTTTTCAAATCCTAGCTCATATAAAGCCTTTGGTACTGTAATCATTAAGTCTATCTCCGCATAAATACTTTTATCTCCTATAATATCTATATCGCATTGTGTAAATTGGCGAAATCTTCCCTTCTGTGGTCTTTCAGCTCTCCATACATATCCCATTTGAAAGGCCTTAAAAGGCATAGGTAAATCATTTCTATTGTTAGCATAAAATCTACTCAGTGGTAATGTCAAATCAAATCTTAACCCTAAGTCACATAAAGCATTTTCAGATAAATCATCAAACTTTAGTTTCTCTCCTCTTTTTAAAATCTTAAATAGTAATCTTAAATTTTCACCACCATCACTATTATTAAGTAGTTCTAAGTTCTCAATGCAAGGTGTCTCTATTTGGGTATAACCTCTGCTAGCATATACTTTATTAATAGTTTCTTTCACCCAATTACGTAATTCCATGTCCTCTGGTAATACTTCAAAGGTTCCTTTTACTGGTTTAGTTCTAAATTTCATAATGATTTCTCCCTTCCTGTATTTTTCAAATAATAAAAAAGACATACTTCGTATGCTTCGCTAGGAAACCCTATGGTTTCCTTCGACGATTGCTATCGCAATCTGAGCACCTTCCTTCAGAACAGGCAGGGGAACTTTTCCCCTACAACCCCTTCTTTTTTTATTGATTTATATGTTTTATATTAATTAACTTTCTTATACAATAAAAAAAGTGCAGGTAATTATACCTGCACAAGGGTCCTTGTATATAAACAATACATCACCAACTCACAGATACAATACCTTTTAAATACCTTTAGGCTTGTATCTATGGAGAAATTTTTTCCATAAAGCAAGCCTCTTTAATGATGCATATGATGATGTAATAATAATCCTTTAATAGTATTCATTTTATATTCTCCTAAAATTTAGTTTTTTGAAGTATAACATAATAAAACAACTTTTTCAAGGTCTTATTAATTGACTATTTATTATAATTTATTAACAAAGACCTCTTTTAGTTCTTATATTTTATATTGTATTACCAATAATATATATTATGCCCATATAATTAATATTAATTGTAAGTCATATTCAAGTCCTTATTTTTTTCTCCCTTTTATTTTAACTTACTCTTCCTATATAGTAGGTATTTTTCCCCTGTCTCTTAGCCTCATACATGGCCTTATCTGCCACATTAATTAGTTCTTCCTTATCTTGTCCATCCTGAGGATATAAGGCAATTCCTATACTAACTCCTACCCTAATTTCTATTTCATCCACTTTTACCGTCTTTTTTATGGCCGCTATTGTTTTTGTAGCTATGTCTTTATGCTCATCCATATTATTACGTTTAGTTATTACAATGAATTCATCTCCACCAATTCTATATAATCTATCCTTTTCATTAATAGATTTTAACCTATCACTTATTTGCCTTAATACTTTATCACCTATTTTATGTCCATAATTATCATTTACTTCTTTAAACCCGTCTAAATCCAAGTAGTATATACCAAAGTTTCCGTTTTCATCTTTTATCTTATTAAAATCATTATTAAAGCTGTGTCTATTATACAATCCTGTTAGCTCATCATGATAGGCCATATAAGAAGACTTTCTACTCATATCCACATATTTAGTCACATCATTTACAAATCCTAGTACTTCTCTGTCTTCACCTTTGCCTTTATCCTTAGAAACTGGAATGAGTATGACCTCATAAAATTTATTATTATTTTCATACTCATAACTGATCTTTTCATTGTTAAATGCCTTTTGCAAAGGTTCACTGGCCTTTTGTATAAACTTATTTGAATATACTTCTTCCATTGATTTTGGCTCCATATCCTGGGATACATAGTTTTTTTCTTTCACTAGACGACCATCATTATAAACTATATAAAATGATTTATCCGTCCTCTGCTTACATCGAAATACATAATCTGGCACATTTAATAGGGCATCTTTAAATTGTTCTATTGTATTTAAACGATCTTTTTCCATATTAAGTATTTTATTGTATTTTACCTGCTCTTTATTTATTATGATAGATGTTATTAAACTAACAAACAAACTTAATACTATTCCTATAATAATAAACAAAATTTCATTATCTTCAAAATATCCCTTTTTAACTAGGGCACAAATAACTTTATGTTTATCTAATGGTATAAAAGCCAATTTATAATTTTTCTCATTGTATTTTACGGGATGAAATTTTACCTTTTCTAAATTTGAAAGAATTGCTGGTTCTATGCCAAAACTAATAAAATCTTTTCCTTTTAAATTTCCAAATTCCATTATAGGATCATATGTTAATTTCCTCTTAGGCTCCTTATATGTAATCCAGTTGTCCTTATCTATTATACCTATCATTTCTATACTGTTAACCTTTTCACTATATTGATTTAACAGCTTATTCAATCTTTCAGCTCCATCGTAGCTATATTTTTCTTCATCTATAATTCCATTTATCAAGTAATTTTGTTCTTCATTCAAATAATATGCAAATTTATAGTAATGCTTTCTTCCTGTTTTCCTAAATTCGTTATACAGATATGATTTAGGACCAACCCAATAATCTTCCTTTCCATACCCTTTATTAATACTTACACTTCCCATACCGAATAATTGTATAAAGGCATCATTCCAATATCCCCAACTGGATGTATCTGCTCCTACTTCTGCCGCAACAGTAGATTTTGAGATATATACTTTACCATCTTTTTTCTTTTCCAATATGGCCAATTGTGATAAATCATACTTCTTTTTATATTTGTTTAACATTTTCAAGTCTATATCCTTTAAGGGTATATTTTTCATGTCAATAGATAGGTCTTTTAACCTATAGTATAAATCTTCTTCTATATCACTTTCATTGTAATAGGCGAACTTGTAATTTTCCTCAATTGATACCTTTAATGAAGACGACAAAAACTCAAGAAATTCTTCTTGAGATTCATTAAATTTATTCACCATAAAAAAATATATTGTCATAAACATCACTAGTGCAATTAGAAAACTTATTATCACGAGTTCTAATGTTCTCTGGCGTTTAATCCTATGCACTTCCATACAAATCCTCCCGTTGTCCTATTTACAATTTTCAACCCCTATTTTAGAATATCATATTTTTCCATAATTAAACAGTATATCCATCTATTTTCCATTTTTTTCTAATCATGATTAAGTACTTACCTTAGAACCTATAGTCCGTTTTCTTCTTATATGTTCTTCCTAAATAATCTGTAATTATCACTTCTATATCTTCATAAGAATCTTGTGTACTTTCGTATTCTACTACGTCATCATATTCTATCCTTTTAAATTCCATATCCCTTTCAAATTCAAAGGGATTATATATACTAGCTTTCTCATGTATAATCTTACCATCTTTAAATATTTCTATTTCTTTTTTAGGTTCATCATTACTATAAACATTAACTTTAATATCCTTTAATCTCAGTTTGTCTTTATTTAATTTATCATCTAGGCCCTTAAAAATATAGTCTAGTCTATTACCTACTTCCACCCTAAATTTTAAAATTACATTTCCCTTTCTATTACTCTTTTCTATAAAATCCATATCTATATTTAATCTATCCTCAATGGCACTGGCCAACTCTAAGGATTCTAATCTTTCACTTATTATATTATTTTCATTTTTAGCTACTACCTTAACATCATAATCACTATCACCACTCAACTTTAAGTTGGCATTATAGTTTAAGTTCCCTAAATCTTTTGCTAAAACTTCATTCCACTCTTCAACTTTTCCATTTTTTCGTCTTCCATAGGATATATAGACCTTATGTTCCTTATCTAGTTCACGTAAACTCCAACTAAAATTAACTTTAGCAATCTTAAAATCTTCATCAATGGACATAAATTCATGACGCTCATTATATAACCATTGTTTTTCATTATATATCTTATTCATAGTATTTTGTACGCTGGATTCCATATTTCTTACTTCATTTTCCACTCTTTCTATGGAATTCATGACCCTATTCACATTATTTTCTATCCTTTTAATGTTAAAGTACATGTTAATGTTTAATATTAATAGGCACCCTATAATTATATACAGTCCTTTTTTCTTCATTTTGTTCCTCCAAAAAGCATTATAGTACACAACTCTATATAGTTCGCAATATAAATAAAAAGTCCTTCTTTTCTTTAAAAAAAGGACTTTTTATATAATTTTATTTAATAAGTTGATTAATTACCAATTGAATATTCATTTTATATATTCATTACAGATAATCCAATTTCCTTTACTTTACCATTATCTAATTTAAAATTTAATGTATAAGTTCCAAATCCACCCTGTCCATAACTATATGTAATTGCTACAGGATTGTTTTTCTCATCATAAGATATGAATCCTCCATTTTCATAATATGCTCCATATATGAATTTATTTCCTACCTCATCTATGGTTCCTGTACTCTCATATGGAAACTTATTAATTACAGATTCAAATGTGTCTCCTATCTTAATATTTCTAGGCCCATTTATTTTCTCATCTTTAATTATTATTTGTCCTACTGTATGTTGACCTACCCCCATTGGGTCAAATTCCACATATCCAAAATCATAATAATTTTTGATTAGTTCACCTTCCCAAACTTCATCATAGATTTTTTCCACTTTTATAGGTTCTCCTAACAAGTTCTCTACGTCAACCTTTTTCATATCAATATTAACACCTAATATTTTCACATCTTCAATTGAAAATATTTTTTTCTCTAAAGCTTCCTGTTTTTTTTCTTTAGTAGTACAACCAGCAAAACTAGAAATAATAAATATTAATATAACTATTCCTACTAACCCCTTTTTCATATTTTTATCACCCTTCCCTACTTTTATTTATATTGTTGCCATGATTTAAATGAATATATCTTACCTTACAAAATAATTTCATAACTTTGTATATTTTTTCTTTTTATTAAATTCATTAATGGCTTATTATGCATATACCACATTTTTTCTTTTTTGGTGTAATTTTTCACTTTTAAATCATTTTATCATAGTATCTTATGCCTATCAATATATGTAACAATATGGTAATAATATGTAATATAAATGCAAATGTACACAATAAAAAAACTCTTTTGGTCATATGACCAAAAGAGTTTTTAGTTTCCATAAATTAAGCGTAGAATCTCAAATCATCCCTATTAGATTTATAGGTTTTAATTCTCTCTTCCCTACTCTTGGTATGAAATTCAAAAATATAGCCATCAGGATCTCTAAAGTATATAGATTCCCAATTTCCCGTATGATCTACTCTTCCCTTTATAAAATCTATTTCTAATGATTGTAGCTTGTCAATAAATTTATCATAATCAGATTCATCAATAGAAAAACTCATATGGGAAGATGGATCAGATTTCTTATTTTTACATATATCCTTTTCCACATTGAGAGCAATCCATAAACCATTTAAATCAAAATAAGCTAGATTTTTTCCTTCAACTAATAATTTAGCGCCAAAGACCTTTTGGTAAAATCTAATGGATTTTTGTAAGTCAGAAACGGAAAACATCATATGATTAATTCCCTTTATGTCCACATTTACCCCTCCTAATCCAACCTAAATTTATATATACTCTCAATATTCTTTTTCTAATTGGAAAGTCCTTCCTATTTTTTCATATATTTAAAGTTTTTTAGACTTATAAAATCTTTTAATCATATTACTCAGGTAAAAGTATAAACCTAATGATAAATAATATTCCTAAAATATACATAATAGGATGTACTTCTTTATGCTTTCCTACTGCTATTTTCATAATTGGATAAAATATAATTCCCGTTGCTATACCATTAGCTATGCTGTAACTAAATGGCATCATTGCTATAGTAAAGAAGGCTGGTACAGCCTCACTAAGGTCAGTAAAATTAACATCTTTTATAGATTCCATCATTAAAACTCCAACAACTATTAATGCAGGTGCTGTAGCTTGAGCTGGTACTATTCCTACCACTCCTCCGAAAAATAAAGACAATACAAATAATACACCTACCACTAATGTAGTTAATCCCGTTCTTCCACCTTCCGCAATTCCTGCTGTAGACTCCACATATGTGGAAGTTGTAGTTGCCCCAAACATGGAACCAAAAGTAGTTGCTATAGCATCTGTAAGTAATGCTTTTTTCATATTTCTAATTTTTCCATCAGGTTGGATCATTTCTGCCCTTTGAGCAGTACCAACTAACGTTCCTATAGTATCGAATAAATCAACTAAACTAAAAGTAAGTACTACCATGACTATACTAGTTATGGCTCCTATTACACCCTTTCCTCCATGGGCTAACAATCCTCCAAAGTCCATTTTCATAAATGTAGGCATTATGGATGGAGGTGCACTTATTATTTTAAGACCACTCACTTGAGTAATTCCCATAGGTATACCTATTATGGTAGTTAACAATATGGATATTAACATGGCTCCCTTAACTTTTCTTGCCATTAATATACACATGATAATTATTCCAATTAAAGTTAAAAGTACATTTTTATTGGTAAAATCTCCGAAACTCATTAATGTCCCCGGGTTAGCTACTACAACACCACCACTTTTTAGTCCTATTAAGGCTATAAAAAGTCCAATTCCAGCTGTTATGGCCACTTTAATATTATTAGGCAGGCAATCAACTATTTTTTCTCTAATGGATGTAATCGTAATAAGTATAAATAATATTCCAGATATGCTTACTGCTGCCAAGCCCTGTTGCCATGTGTATCCAAGAGTTAAACATACACTATATGAAAAAAATGCTGTAAGACCTATTCCTGGTGCAACAGCAAAGGGTAAATTAGCATACAATGCCATTATCAAAGTTCCTATGGCAGAGATAATACAGGTTCCTGCAAATGCTGATGCCACAACTTGGTCATTCATAGTATTTAAATTACCAGCAGCATCCCCTAGTAGACCAAGGCTGTTCATTCCTGATGCCTTTAAGATATTAGGAATTACCAATAGGGCATAGGCCATTGTAACAAAGGTAGTGAATCCTGCCAATATTTCTGTTCTTATATTTGTATTATGTTCTTTTAATTTGAAAAATGATTCCAATAGATTTTCTGAATTTTTTTGTGTTATCTCCATGTACATATCCTCCTAAAATAATTTTGAACATAAAAAAGGCATACTCCGTATGCTTCGCTAAGAAACCCTATGGTTCCTTTCGACGATTACTAGCGTAATCTGAGCATCCTCCTTTAAAGAGACAGGGGAATTCTTCCCCCACATCCCCTTATTTTTTAATTTATAATTTCTTATAAATTAAAAAATCTCCGTCACAAGATATAAGCAATCCTGATGACAGAAATCATCTCCTAAATTATTCTAAGCTGGATTACTCATAGTGAGAAATTTATGGTTTCTCGTAGAAACTCCTGATCCATATTATCAGTATTATATGAGTGACGTTTATAAAATTTATATTGTTAAAAATCATAACACCATAAAAAAATAAAGTCAATAGAATGACTTTATTTCAAATGATTTGGAATTTTTTAAATTTTCCCTTTTAAAACTCTATTACCTATAATCACACCTATTAGGAACAATAGTATTGCCAACAAGTATATCCACAAAGGTATATTTACTATCTTTCCAAAGGAATGATTTTTATTAATTCTCACATACAATATGCTTATGAGATTATATAAGCTATGACCATATACACACACATATAAAGACTTGGTTTTATAAAAGCATATGGATAATATGATTCCTAATGTAAAGGGAGCTATTAGTTGCCATGGATTAAGATGAAATAAGGT from Anaeromicrobium sediminis includes the following:
- the hisS gene encoding histidine--tRNA ligase, translated to MKFRTKPVKGTFEVLPEDMELRNWVKETINKVYASRGYTQIETPCIENLELLNNSDGGENLRLLFKILKRGEKLKFDDLSENALCDLGLRFDLTLPLSRFYANNRNDLPMPFKAFQMGYVWRAERPQKGRFRQFTQCDIDIIGDKSIYAEIDLMITVPKALYELGFENFTIKINDRRLLKELVLSAGFEEDDFNTVCITVDKMDKVGNQGVVEELVSKGFAKDKIDNLMKNLNSDLSTFDNEYSKELEKLINVVSKKYPIVFDSTLVRGMGYYTGPIFEIVSDEFKGSIAGGGRYDNLLNKFQKEPIPAVGFSIGFERIISIFKENGFKIPNKKKKIGLVFIDDKYIDKAISMSEELISDGNIVSVYNFNKNKIDKRMKRLRNEGYEEIIIVDEK
- a CDS encoding sigma-54 interaction domain-containing protein, with the protein product MKKLTIISMGKITGNRIREQIEKLIGSYINIEVLQTRYVRHMELDTDLILFTSDVVASIVLREMKGQIDYVIAKRVINHKNIQSIISLPPSTEVLLVNDSEDSALEAIEQLREIGFEDLIYHPVYPGVEEFPKLHIAITPGEEQLVPSYVTHVMNIGTRIVDINTIHEILSYLKIEKNINMNLTTQYVKDIVKISKSIEINRRIARESEKLLEGIFNNVESGIGYVDNLGRIIRTNYKLDSMLGKKKKDLYMKRIQEYILELDFSKKTSESIITEIEGRQILVNIDEIVFEHHIGYIVYMEYTDRISKLNQKIKKNYEKQFVNKLYTLKDYMTSNEDVKKIIKLAEKFSKTDGTILIQGENGTGKEIIAQGIHVNSYRRNKPFVPVNIAAITPNLLESELFGYEEGAFTGAQKGGKAGLFEMANGGTIFIDEIGDAPLDFQVKLLRVLQEKRIRRVGGAEEILVDVRIIGATNKNLIKLIDKEKFREDLFFRLNILPLKTVPLRRRKEDINYLLNHFTMIYFNDRNISCINQVIEKDAIEFLQNYKWRGNVRELINVVEYISLLYEGKKLSVNELPHYMIDESEKDEKIFLDKNELWVLEKINDNRGIGRNKLKSMAEKEEFPIGEGKIRGIIGKLKKKQLIKNEDGKGGCMITKRGMGILESYNL
- the iadA gene encoding beta-aspartyl-peptidase, which translates into the protein MILIKNIQVYTPKYIGKKDVLLGGEKILRIDDMIHMENDKVEILDGTGKKMVPGFIDQHVHITGGGGEGSFKTRVPEITLSKLTKGGITTVLGLLGTDGTTRSIENLVAKAKGLKEEGLSVYLATGSYEYPTITLTESIKKDILFIDEIIGVKIALSDHRSSHVTKDQLKQVASEARVAGMLSDKAGIVIVHMGNGKKGLKPIKDIINDSDLPIGTIRPTHVNRKVELLHESFEFAKEGGYIDLTCGIYEDLRPGKVIKMAIEENVPMDNITISSDGYGSWSKYDSKGNMTQIGVSQVDTLYEEFKYMVKSNSFEMEEALRFFTSNVAKGLKLYPKKGSIEEGSCGDVLIVDENLDIDTVIARGKIMILNKDIIVRGTYE
- the nhaC gene encoding Na+/H+ antiporter NhaC, which gives rise to MSVREKRKPSLGQGLIPIIFMVLSLAIGYGYFKFRTEPLLILSAFVAGVIAWKLGYSWKEMQEAIIEKIARALPATLILWSVGFLIGSWMFSGTVPMIIYYGVQIVNPKFLLVTAFIITAIVSTVTGTSWGSAGTIGVAIMGIAGGLGVSLPATAGAVVAGAYFGDKISPLSDTTNLAPIAAGSELYEHIKHMLYTTVPASIISIIVYFVVGLNASGNINTPETVNVMLNQLDAMFSWNIVLILPVILIIIGSVKKWPTIPTMLGTSLFSVCLGVFVQGFTFKNGFTAIVKGFNVSMTGYEGEVIWEVTRLINRGGVVSVTGTTVLIFCAMGFAGIVSKAGMLDVVLQEIMKRVKSTSGIILSTIGSCFTVAFVTGSSYLSILIPGELFKDVYKKKNLHAKNLSRTLEDSGTVLVPLIPWSAAGAYMASTLGVSTVEYLPWAVLNYMGIVVAIILAITGIGIAKIDDTGEDKKQRA